In a genomic window of Elusimicrobiota bacterium:
- a CDS encoding SRPBCC family protein translates to MLNVNRRILISAPYESVRSYLRDLSEIVHYEPKVDSISVSSEGEAAEAAGHFFGMPWHGTFRFDFEPDGGYRGVMLSGPLKRMECRMLIRPVNGGTILEHDEEYELPLFLRPLQPMVRRWLNHTLETELDVIKERAEALNRRIQLKVLES, encoded by the coding sequence ATGCTGAACGTCAACCGCCGCATCCTCATCAGCGCTCCCTACGAATCGGTCCGCAGCTACCTGCGCGATCTCTCCGAGATCGTCCATTATGAACCCAAGGTCGACTCCATCTCGGTCTCCTCCGAGGGCGAGGCTGCCGAGGCCGCCGGCCATTTCTTCGGGATGCCGTGGCACGGCACCTTCCGCTTCGACTTCGAGCCGGACGGCGGCTACCGCGGCGTCATGCTCTCCGGCCCGCTCAAACGGATGGAGTGCCGCATGCTGATCCGTCCCGTCAACGGCGGCACCATCCTCGAGCACGACGAGGAGTACGAGCTGCCCCTCTTCCTCCGCCCGCTTCAGCCGATGGTCCGCCGCTGGCTGAACCACACCCTCGAGACCGAGCTCGACGTCATCAAGGAGCGCGCCGAGGCCCTCAACCGGCGCATCCAGCTCAAAGTCCTCGAGTCTTAA
- a CDS encoding NrdH-redoxin — translation MARLAIILALALAGSVRSAEAPPAVEAFTRPGCPHCARAAVWLSGLESRRPGVRVVRHDIASDPLAAARLVRLSRRDGHPGALVPSFLVGERLVVGFRDGDTTGRLIEDLLSGAAPASPEEVVLPVLGRVSAARSGLLAFTLAVGLADGFNPCAMWVLLFLLSLLAHVHSRARMIAIAGTFLFVSGAVYYLFMTAWLGAFLALGDSRPLQAGLGLLALAAAAIHLKDALAPGAGPSLSIPDSAKPGIYARVREIVTARNLPAALAAACALAVGVNLVEMLCTAGLPAIYTQVLASHHLGFWERQGYLLVYIAAYMLDDGLMTAAAVATLSTARLQERGGRILQLVSGAVLAALGLALLFKPEWLS, via the coding sequence ATGGCAAGGCTCGCGATCATCCTGGCGCTGGCGCTCGCGGGCTCGGTCCGGTCGGCTGAAGCCCCGCCCGCCGTCGAGGCCTTCACCCGTCCGGGCTGCCCGCACTGCGCCCGGGCCGCGGTCTGGCTGTCCGGGCTCGAGTCGCGGCGGCCGGGCGTGCGGGTCGTCCGGCACGACATCGCGAGCGACCCTCTCGCGGCGGCGCGGCTCGTGCGCCTGTCGCGCCGGGACGGTCATCCGGGGGCGCTCGTGCCCTCGTTCCTCGTGGGTGAACGGCTCGTCGTCGGCTTCCGCGACGGGGACACGACCGGCCGCCTGATCGAGGACCTGCTTTCCGGCGCGGCTCCCGCGTCGCCTGAAGAGGTGGTGCTGCCGGTGCTCGGCCGCGTCAGCGCGGCGCGCTCCGGCCTGCTCGCCTTCACGCTCGCGGTCGGGCTGGCCGACGGCTTCAACCCCTGCGCGATGTGGGTGCTGCTCTTCCTGTTGTCGCTGCTCGCCCACGTCCATAGCCGCGCCCGGATGATCGCGATCGCGGGGACCTTCCTGTTCGTGAGCGGCGCGGTGTACTACCTGTTCATGACGGCCTGGCTCGGGGCCTTCCTCGCGCTGGGAGATTCCCGGCCCCTTCAGGCGGGATTGGGATTGCTGGCGCTGGCGGCCGCGGCCATCCACCTCAAGGACGCGCTGGCCCCCGGCGCCGGCCCGAGCCTGAGCATACCCGACTCCGCCAAGCCGGGGATCTACGCCCGCGTCCGCGAGATCGTCACGGCCCGGAACCTGCCGGCCGCGCTGGCCGCCGCCTGCGCGCTCGCCGTCGGGGTCAATCTCGTCGAGATGCTGTGCACGGCGGGGCTGCCCGCCATCTACACCCAGGTGCTCGCCTCCCACCACCTCGGCTTCTGGGAGCGGCAGGGTTACCTGCTGGTCTACATCGCCGCCTACATGCTCGACGACGGACTCATGACCGCGGCGGCCGTGGCGACCCTGTCGACGGCGCGACTGCAGGAGCGCGGAGGCCGGATCCTTCAGCTGGTCAGCGGCGCCGTGCTCGCGGCGTTGGGGCTGGCTTTGCTGTTCAAGCCGGAGTGGCTGAGCTGA
- a CDS encoding glutamate synthase, translated as MADFVPQPLGRLAARMFRELELKDAIFDLPRRSFFMGDPKKDFSVRFHGMTASSPLGPAAGPHTQLAQNIVLAWLGGARIFELKTVQVMDRLKIPRPCIDMRNVGYNVEWSQELRAEESLDEYVKASMLIDLLKASGKIPLAPGFDRSVFDLSVGYDLKGVKSDKVRTFIAGMKDAGAVVARLRAELPESLRRTGFSTRISGSVTLSTFHGCPPDEIEAIADFMMSELGLDCIIKLNPTLLGPKDLRALFNDALGYADIAVPEEAFAKDATWEQACGFVTRLSANARTLGRGFGVKFSNTLVVENKEGFLPAAEKTMYLSGAPLHVLAMTLVGRFRERFGDSVPVSFSAGIDKTNFPDAVSLGLVPVTVCSDLLAPGGYGRLKGYSEELARRMDAAGAATIPQFIAKTRGGSVLANTKAYVAEATNDPRYAKAKNSALPKKLGTHLVLFDCVTCDKCVPVCPNDANFTYVLPRGEVPVVKLRREGGSWTSRTEGSLRFDKKHQLANFADFCNECGNCDVFCPEDGGPYIVKPRFFGTRGFWAQSKERDGFFIENGAVLGRFSGREYGLTFRDGEAEYSGPGFRVTYRPEDPAGTARGAAEDEVDLTYALIMDLLRKALLAPDAVSYVNAG; from the coding sequence ATGGCCGATTTCGTCCCGCAGCCGCTCGGACGGCTGGCCGCGCGCATGTTCCGCGAGCTCGAGCTCAAGGACGCGATCTTCGACCTTCCTCGCCGCTCCTTCTTCATGGGGGACCCGAAGAAGGACTTCTCCGTCCGCTTCCACGGCATGACCGCCTCCTCGCCGCTGGGGCCGGCCGCGGGGCCGCACACCCAGCTGGCCCAGAACATCGTGCTGGCCTGGCTCGGCGGCGCGCGGATCTTCGAGCTGAAGACCGTGCAGGTCATGGACCGCCTCAAGATCCCGCGGCCGTGCATCGACATGCGCAACGTGGGCTACAACGTCGAGTGGTCCCAGGAGCTGCGCGCCGAGGAGTCGCTCGACGAGTACGTGAAGGCCTCGATGCTCATCGACCTCTTGAAGGCGAGCGGGAAGATCCCGCTGGCGCCCGGCTTCGACCGTTCGGTGTTCGACCTGAGCGTCGGCTACGACCTGAAAGGGGTGAAGAGCGACAAGGTCCGGACCTTCATCGCCGGCATGAAGGACGCGGGCGCGGTCGTCGCGCGCCTGCGCGCGGAGCTGCCCGAGAGCCTGCGCCGGACCGGGTTCTCGACGAGGATCTCCGGCTCGGTCACGCTCAGCACCTTCCACGGCTGCCCGCCCGACGAGATCGAGGCCATCGCCGACTTCATGATGTCGGAGCTGGGGCTCGACTGCATCATCAAGCTCAACCCGACCTTGCTCGGCCCCAAGGACCTGCGCGCCTTGTTCAACGACGCGTTGGGCTACGCCGACATCGCCGTTCCGGAAGAGGCCTTCGCCAAGGACGCGACCTGGGAGCAGGCCTGCGGCTTCGTGACGCGCCTGTCGGCGAATGCCAGGACGCTCGGCCGCGGCTTCGGGGTCAAGTTCAGCAACACCCTCGTCGTCGAGAACAAGGAGGGCTTCCTGCCCGCCGCGGAGAAGACGATGTACCTCTCGGGGGCGCCGCTGCACGTCCTGGCGATGACCTTGGTCGGCCGCTTCCGCGAGCGCTTCGGCGACTCGGTGCCGGTCTCGTTCTCGGCGGGCATCGACAAGACGAACTTCCCGGACGCCGTCTCCCTCGGCCTCGTGCCCGTGACGGTGTGCAGCGACCTGCTCGCCCCCGGCGGCTACGGGCGGCTCAAGGGCTACTCCGAGGAGCTGGCCCGGCGCATGGACGCCGCCGGCGCCGCGACGATCCCGCAGTTCATCGCCAAGACCCGAGGCGGCTCGGTCCTCGCCAATACCAAGGCCTACGTCGCCGAGGCGACGAACGACCCGCGCTACGCGAAGGCGAAGAACTCGGCTTTGCCCAAGAAGCTGGGCACCCACCTGGTCCTCTTCGACTGCGTGACGTGCGACAAGTGCGTCCCGGTGTGTCCCAACGACGCCAACTTCACCTACGTCCTGCCGCGCGGCGAGGTGCCCGTCGTCAAGCTCCGGCGCGAGGGCGGCTCCTGGACGAGCCGGACCGAGGGCTCCCTGCGCTTTGACAAGAAGCACCAGCTCGCCAACTTCGCCGACTTCTGCAACGAGTGCGGCAACTGCGACGTGTTCTGCCCCGAGGACGGGGGACCGTACATCGTCAAGCCGCGCTTTTTCGGTACACGTGGATTCTGGGCGCAAAGCAAGGAGCGCGACGGATTCTTCATCGAGAACGGCGCCGTGCTCGGACGCTTCTCGGGGCGGGAGTACGGCCTGACTTTCCGCGACGGCGAAGCCGAATACTCGGGGCCGGGGTTCCGGGTGACCTACCGCCCCGAGGACCCGGCGGGCACCGCGCGGGGCGCGGCCGAGGACGAGGTGGACCTCACCTACGCCCTGATCATGGACCTCCTGCGCAAGGCGCTCCTGGCGCCCGACGCCGTGAGCTACGTCAACGCCGGCTAG